The segment CTGCTCTGCTCGCCGGGCGACTGGCGCTGGAAACCGCCCGGGCCGATCGAGCGGACGATCGGCTGCGGCGTCGTCGGCGCAGGGGCCGGAGCGGCAGCGGCCGGGGGCGGCGACACCGGGGCCGGGGCGGGCGTCGGGGCCGGGCGCGGCGGCGGCGCGGCCGCCTTTTCGGGGGCGGGCGTCGCGGCGGCGGCGCTGGCGCCGCCCGATGCGGCGGCATCGCCGCCCTTCACCGGGGAGGGACGCGCCTCAAGGCCGAGGCGATGGGCCTTGCCGATCACCGCGTTACGGCTGACGCCGCCCAGCTCGTCGGCGATCTGGCTCGCCGTCATCCCCTGCCCCCACAGGCGCTTGAGCTGGTCTATCCGTTCTTCCGTCCAGGACATGCTTTCACCTCGTCTGCGCCCGCGCCTGGGCGTCCCCAGGCTCTTGCAGGCGGGGCGGGGAGCCGATAGGCGAAATGCCCATGAGCGACCAGCCCAAAAAATTCGTGATTCCCACGCCCGGCGAGCCGGTGATCCCGTTCTTCAACTGGGGGGGAATGCGCGCCCTCTATGTGAAGGAGGTGAAGCGTTTCTTCAAGGTCCAGCTTCAGACAATCTGGGCCCCGGCCTTCACCACCCTGCTGTACCTGATCATTTTCACCGTCGCGCTCGGCCGCGGGGGGCGGGAAGTGATGGGGCATCCCTTCGCGACCTTCGTCGCGCCGGGCCTGATCGTGATGGGCATGATGAACGCCGCCTTCGCCAATTCCAGCTTCTCGCTGCTGGTCGGCAAGATGCAGGGGACGATCATCGATTATCTGATGCCGCCCCTGTCGACCGGCGAGATGCTGGCCGCGCTGGTCGGCGCGGCGGTGACCCGCGCTATCCTGGTCGGACTGGCGCTGTGGGTGGCGATGCTGTTCTGGCCGGGGGTCGACGTGATCCCGGTCCATCCGGCCGCCGTGCTGTGGTTCGGGCTGATGGGATCGATGCTGCTCAGCCTGATCGGGGTGCTCACCTCGATCTGGGCGGACAAGTTCGACCATAGCGCCGCGATCCAGAATTTCGTGGTCGGGCCGCTGTCGCTGCTGTCCGGCACCTTCTATTCGATCGAGAACCTGCACGGCGTGTTCCAGGCGCTGAGCCACGCCAACCCGTTCTTCTACGTGATCTCGGGCTTCCGCTACGGCTTCATCGGCACCGCCGACTCGCCGGTGCTGATCGGCGCGATCAGCCTGCTGGTGATCAACCTGCTGCTGGTCTGGGCCAATTATGTGGCGCTCGACCGCGGCTGGAAGATCAAGAGTTGATTTTGTTTGAGCCTCAGGCGCCCGGCGCCTGAGGCCCAATCAAAAAAAGCCCCGGCAAGAACCGGGGCTTTTCGGCTTACTTGTAGCGGCGGCGGCCATGCTTATCGATGTAGTATTTCCGGCCGTGGCTATCGCGATAATAGCGGCGTTCCTTGTTGAGGGTGTTGACCAGCGCGCCGCCCGCGCCGCCGATCAGGGCGCCTTCGCCCACCGACAGGCCCGGGATCACCGCACCGGCGACCACGCCGCCCGCGGCGCCGATGCCGGCGCCACGCAGAATATGTTCGGCGCTCTGCGCAAAGGCGGGAGCGCCCGCACCGGCGACCGACAGGGCGGATACCGCCGCAATGATCTTGATCGTCTTCATGACTACTTCCCTTCCTGCAAACGCGTGCCTGACAAACGTGGTCGCCCGACATGGGTTCCGCCGTTCACCCGGCGTTGTTTCGTATAGGAAAGGCCAACTGAACGCCCGCTGAAAGCGTCGTTCATCCTGGGGCTTCAAACCCAGCCTTCGAACACCTGGTCGCGCGGGCGGTGGCCGTCGGCCCATTGGCGGATATTGGCGATCACCCGCTCGCCGGTCTCGGCGCGCCCTTCGAAGGTGGCCGATCCCATGTGCGGCAGCAGCACGACATTGTCGAGCGCGAGCAGCCGGGGATCGATCGCCGGCTCGTGCGCGAAGACGTCGAGGCCGGCGCCGGCGATCGCGCCGCGTTCGAGCCGGTCGAGCAGCGCCTCCTCGTCGATGATCGGGCCGCGCGCGGTGTTGATCAGGTAGAGATGCTCGGGCAGCAGCGCGAGCCGCCGCGCGTCGATGAGGTTCTCGGTCTCGGGCGTGTGCGGGCAGTGGATCGTGACGATGTCGCTGTCGACCAGCAGCCGGTCGAGATCGGGCTCGTAGCGCGCGGCAAGCTCCTGCTCGACCGCCTCGGGCAGGCGATGGCGGTTGTGATAGCTCACCGTCAGGTGGAACGCGGCGGCGCGGCGGGCGACGGCGCGGCCGATCCGGCCCATGCCGACGATGCCGAGCCGCTTGCCCGAGACGCGGTGGCCGAGCATCGACGCCGGGCTCCAGCCGGTCCAGCTTCCCGACCGCACCAGCTTCTCGCCCTCGGCCAGCCGCCGGGGCACCGACAGGATCAGCGCCATCGTCATGTCGGCGGTGTCCTCGGTCAGGACGCCGGGGGTGTTGGTGACGATGACGCCGGCGGCGCGCGCGGCCTTCAGGTCGATATGGTCGACGCCGTTGCCGAAATTGGCGATCAGTTGCAGCCGGCCCCGGCCCGCCGCGATGACGGCGGCGT is part of the Rhizorhabdus wittichii RW1 genome and harbors:
- a CDS encoding GcrA cell cycle regulator (PFAM: GcrA cell cycle regulator); this encodes MSWTEERIDQLKRLWGQGMTASQIADELGGVSRNAVIGKAHRLGLEARPSPVKGGDAAASGGASAAAATPAPEKAAAPPPRPAPTPAPAPVSPPPAAAAPAPAPTTPQPIVRSIGPGGFQRQSPGEQSSPIPPAPPRRLVPAKPSAEMADKTSLLELNDKVCKWPLGHPGEPDFHFCGDPINPGFPYCLEHCSVAYQAQLPRRDRRPPPPLPFGGPRVR
- a CDS encoding ABC-2 type transporter (PFAM: ABC-2 type transporter) — encoded protein: MPMSDQPKKFVIPTPGEPVIPFFNWGGMRALYVKEVKRFFKVQLQTIWAPAFTTLLYLIIFTVALGRGGREVMGHPFATFVAPGLIVMGMMNAAFANSSFSLLVGKMQGTIIDYLMPPLSTGEMLAALVGAAVTRAILVGLALWVAMLFWPGVDVIPVHPAAVLWFGLMGSMLLSLIGVLTSIWADKFDHSAAIQNFVVGPLSLLSGTFYSIENLHGVFQALSHANPFFYVISGFRYGFIGTADSPVLIGAISLLVINLLLVWANYVALDRGWKIKS
- a CDS encoding Glyoxylate reductase (PFAM: D-isomer specific 2-hydroxyacid dehydrogenase, catalytic region; D-isomer specific 2-hydroxyacid dehydrogenase, NAD-binding), which produces MAKQDRPRRPRLVVTRRLPPQIEARMSELFDVELSEGDLALNPQALAAAAARCDVLVPTITDHVDAAVIAAGRGRLQLIANFGNGVDHIDLKAARAAGVIVTNTPGVLTEDTADMTMALILSVPRRLAEGEKLVRSGSWTGWSPASMLGHRVSGKRLGIVGMGRIGRAVARRAAAFHLTVSYHNRHRLPEAVEQELAARYEPDLDRLLVDSDIVTIHCPHTPETENLIDARRLALLPEHLYLINTARGPIIDEEALLDRLERGAIAGAGLDVFAHEPAIDPRLLALDNVVLLPHMGSATFEGRAETGERVIANIRQWADGHRPRDQVFEGWV